A DNA window from Rhizobium jaguaris contains the following coding sequences:
- a CDS encoding LPS assembly lipoprotein LptE, whose amino-acid sequence MSSDNLFKLARAAGVASLIAVAGLLSSCQVRPLYAESTGVNQKLADVSFSDAGSRVGQVVRNQLIFIAGRGAGETKTPKYTVDLSVSSGTGGVIYLPSSDTSGAGRTTVTAAFTLKSASDGKVLKSGSRAVTSLVDFPTQEFAKARAIRDSEDRAAREVAELVGADIAAALSR is encoded by the coding sequence TTGTCGTCTGATAATCTTTTCAAGCTCGCTCGCGCTGCTGGCGTTGCGTCTCTGATCGCCGTTGCCGGTCTTTTATCCTCCTGCCAGGTTCGGCCGCTCTATGCCGAAAGCACCGGTGTTAACCAGAAGCTTGCCGACGTTTCCTTTTCCGACGCTGGCTCGCGCGTCGGTCAGGTGGTTCGCAATCAATTGATCTTTATCGCCGGTCGCGGGGCCGGCGAAACGAAAACTCCGAAATACACGGTGGATCTGAGCGTCAGTTCCGGCACCGGCGGCGTTATCTACCTGCCGTCATCAGACACCTCAGGCGCAGGCCGCACCACGGTGACCGCAGCCTTCACGCTGAAGAGCGCCAGTGACGGTAAAGTTCTGAAATCCGGCAGTCGTGCAGTTACATCGCTGGTCGACTTCCCGACCCAGGAATTCGCCAAGGCGCGCGCTATCCGCGATTCGGAAGACCGTGCTGCACGCGAAGTTGCCGAACTGGTGGGCGCCGATATCGCAGCCGCGCTTAGCCGCTGA